Below is a window of Bifidobacterium asteroides DNA.
GCCCGAATGCAAACCAAGGCAACCGGCAAGGCCCATCAAGCCCATGGCCAGCAGGATGCCGATCAGGGACGATATGACGCCAAGAAGCAGGGCCTGCTGCAGCACGCCTACCCTGATTTGCCGTCGATCAGCACCAATAATCCTCAGCAGGGCCAGATACCTGCGCTGTCTGGCCACCATGATCTGGAAGGTGTTGGCAATCACCAAGGCAGCCACCACCATGGCCAGCAAACCAAAAGTCATGAGGAAAAGAGTTGTGATGTCCACACCATCGCCGGTCTGCTCTCTGAGCAGCCTGTCCTCCATGGTACGACGATCCTCCAGCTGGTATCCCTTGGGAACGTATCGCCTGATATTTTGCAGAGCCTTCTGAAGCTCCTTGCCTTGGCCATCAACCTGCAGATAGACATTATTCACAGGAAGGGACTCCGGTCCAACCATTCCCGCCATACTCAGCAGACGCTCAATCCGAGAATCCGTCAGCACCACAGCTCCACCGAAGTCATCGTACTGTCGACCACGGCTCTTGCTGATGCCTGAGACGGTCAAGTCCACGGTTCCTTGGTCAACAAGACGTTCTTTGCTTGAAGAATCCTGAGCACTATCGCTATCACTACCTGGCAGCGTCAAGGTGGACAGATGGAGGCGCACCTTATCACCCAGGCCCGCCTGGAGCCTGTCGGAGACGGGCTGCGGCAGCACAACCTGATCATCTGAATCCGGCCATTGCCCCCGAACCAGATCGATAGGCATAAGCTCCTGCCTGGCACCTACTATGGCCAGGATCTCCTTGCTGGACTGACCGTTTGCTTCTGCATCCACCAAGAGGCTGACATCAGGACGCAGACCACGAACCCCCTGCAAGTTCGACAGTCCTTTGCTGTCAAACTCGTCGAACAGGATTGGCTTGTCCTGATCCTCTCTGGAGGCCACAACATAGTTGGCTTGACCAGCATCCACGCTCATCTCGCGACGCATGGAGGCATTCGCCACGTTGCCAAAAAGGAGCGTCAGGCACATAAAGAGGGTGCCGATAACAATGGCCAGACCAGCCGGCATCATCATACGTGCATCGCGCTTCATCATCGTACGGGTTATCCGCCACACAGTGCACCCCCTAGTCCTGTACCTGGGAATCGCCAGCAGTGCCAGCCGAGACTTGTTCAGCCAGAAGGTCATTCATGGCTTTCACTGTCGGATTCTGTCGGTCCGCAACTATCCGTCCGTCGGCAAAGACCAGCGCACGGTCGGCATAGGATGCGGCATAGGCATCATGAGTGACCATGATGACGGTCTGCCCCAGCTCGCGGACCGAATCCCGAAGGAAGCTGAGCACCTCGGTCGAGGAAACCGTGTCCAGGTTTCCCGTAGGCTCGTCCGCAAAGACGATTGAAGGCTTGGTGATGAGGGCCCTGGCAATGGCCACACGCTGCTGCTGGCCACCCGAGAGCTCGCTGGGCCGATGGTCCAACCTCTCCGACAATCCCAGAGTCTCTACCAGCTGCTCCATCCACGAGGTGTCGGGCCGAACGTCGTCCAGTACCAGCGGCATGAGGATGTTCTGTTTGGCAGTGAACATTGGCAATAGGTTGAAGCTCTGGAAGATGAATCCCAGATGCCGCCTCCTGATCAGGGTCAGCTGACGGTCGTCCATTCTTGTCAGGTCGACTCGGCCGGCCTGGTCAATCGATGGATGGTGACGATCTCCGCTCTTCGGATGCAGAAGATCAGCGGCCATATAGACATGGCCTGAGGTGACAGTATCCAGACCAGCCAGAACGTGCATGAGCGTTGACTTGCCCGAA
It encodes the following:
- a CDS encoding ABC transporter ATP-binding protein; its protein translation is MQNKADTSSSQGLIDRAGPGVAGPPAVSARQLTKDYGQGSNAVHALRGIDVNFERGRFTAIMGPSGSGKSTLMHVLAGLDTVTSGHVYMAADLLHPKSGDRHHPSIDQAGRVDLTRMDDRQLTLIRRRHLGFIFQSFNLLPMFTAKQNILMPLVLDDVRPDTSWMEQLVETLGLSERLDHRPSELSGGQQQRVAIARALITKPSIVFADEPTGNLDTVSSTEVLSFLRDSVRELGQTVIMVTHDAYAASYADRALVFADGRIVADRQNPTVKAMNDLLAEQVSAGTAGDSQVQD